A window of the Balaenoptera acutorostrata chromosome 13, mBalAcu1.1, whole genome shotgun sequence genome harbors these coding sequences:
- the LOC103017360 gene encoding 60S ribosomal protein L37-like, whose product MTKGPSSFGKRRNKMHTLCCRCGSKACHLQRSTCGKCGYPAKWERKYNWSTKAERRNTTRTGPMRHLKIVCRRFRHGFREGTTPKPKRAIVAAFSSS is encoded by the coding sequence ATGACGAAGGGACCATCCTCGTTTGGAAAGCGTCGGAATAAGATGCACACATTGTGCTGCCGCTGTGGCTCTAAGGCCTGCCACCTTCAGAGGTCGACCTGTGGTAAATGCGGCTACCCTGCCAAGTGGGAGAGGAAGTATAACTGGAGTACTAAAGCTGAAAGACGAAATACCACCCGGACTGGTCCAATGAGGCACCTAAAAATTGTATGCCGCAGATTCAGGCATGGATTCCGTGAAGGAACAACACCTAAACCCAAGAGGGCAATTGTTGCAGCATTCAGTTCATCTTAA